A portion of the Bacillus thuringiensis genome contains these proteins:
- the yabP gene encoding sporulation protein YabP → MNNGYSPTSSNQQNVSVEHDIIMRGRRVIDITGVKQVESFDSEEFLLETVMGFLTIRGQNLQMKNLDVEKGIVSIKGKVHEMLYIDENQGEKTKGFFSKLFK, encoded by the coding sequence GTGAATAATGGTTACTCACCTACGTCTTCTAATCAACAAAATGTTTCTGTAGAGCATGATATTATTATGCGTGGCAGGCGTGTAATTGATATTACTGGTGTGAAGCAAGTAGAGAGTTTTGATAGCGAGGAGTTTTTACTCGAAACCGTAATGGGTTTTTTAACGATTCGTGGTCAAAATTTACAAATGAAAAATTTAGATGTGGAAAAAGGCATTGTGTCGATTAAAGGGAAAGTTCATGAGATGCTGTATATTGATGAAAATCAAGGAGAAAAAACTAAAGGTTTCTTTAGTAAGTTGTTTAAATGA
- the mazG gene encoding nucleoside triphosphate pyrophosphohydrolase, translating to MSGIITILGLGAGELDQLTMGVYRKIKEADHLFVRTKEHPVIEELEKEGVQYTAFDAVYEAHDTFEIVYETIANKLLEQAEDTDVIYAVPGHPLVAERTVQLLLEKGKVSNIEVRIEGGQSFLDPMFASLKIDPIEGFQLLDATSFERGQLELRQHLIFCQVYDAFVASDVKLTLMEMLPDDYEVYIVTAAGTSFEQVKKVPLYMLDHETELNNLTSVYVPPVQERASLYQQFDVLREIIADLRGPNGCPWDKKQTHQSLKKYLIEEAYEVLEAIDEEDDDHLVEELGDILLQVMLHAQIGEDEGWFSIDDIIRTLSEKMVRRHPHVFGNTDVSNADEVIANWEEIKKQEKGFVKESVLNGVPKSLPQLLRAYEIQKKAGKVGFDWVDVQPMIEKALEEWQEFQQEVTNMDEEKMLGEFGDLLFAFVNIARHYKIDPEEALRSTNEKFTNRFLYMEAKVAEMNKEMKDLSLEQLDVLWEEAKQTER from the coding sequence GTGAGTGGAATCATTACTATTTTAGGTTTAGGTGCTGGTGAATTAGATCAGCTAACGATGGGTGTATATCGAAAAATAAAAGAAGCAGACCATCTGTTTGTTAGAACGAAGGAACATCCAGTTATAGAAGAATTGGAGAAAGAAGGCGTACAATATACGGCTTTTGATGCTGTATATGAAGCACATGATACGTTTGAAATTGTATATGAAACAATTGCGAATAAATTGCTAGAACAAGCTGAGGATACAGACGTTATCTATGCTGTTCCGGGGCATCCACTTGTAGCAGAAAGAACAGTTCAGCTACTGTTGGAAAAAGGTAAAGTTTCAAATATTGAAGTGCGAATTGAAGGTGGGCAAAGTTTCCTTGATCCTATGTTTGCAAGCCTAAAAATTGATCCGATTGAAGGATTCCAATTACTTGACGCTACATCATTTGAAAGAGGGCAATTAGAATTACGTCAACATTTAATCTTTTGCCAAGTATATGATGCATTCGTTGCATCTGATGTGAAATTAACATTAATGGAGATGTTGCCAGATGATTATGAAGTGTATATCGTAACAGCTGCAGGAACTTCATTTGAACAAGTAAAGAAGGTACCGTTGTACATGCTGGATCATGAAACGGAATTGAATAATTTAACGAGTGTGTATGTGCCGCCAGTTCAGGAGCGTGCGTCCTTGTATCAACAGTTTGATGTCCTTAGAGAAATTATTGCAGACCTTCGTGGTCCAAATGGTTGTCCGTGGGATAAAAAGCAAACACATCAATCATTAAAGAAATATTTAATTGAGGAAGCTTATGAAGTGTTGGAAGCAATTGATGAAGAGGATGATGATCACTTAGTAGAAGAATTAGGTGATATATTATTACAAGTTATGCTTCATGCTCAAATCGGAGAAGATGAAGGTTGGTTCTCTATAGATGATATCATTCGAACTCTATCTGAGAAAATGGTTCGTCGCCATCCGCATGTATTTGGAAATACGGATGTAAGCAATGCTGATGAAGTGATCGCAAATTGGGAAGAAATTAAAAAACAAGAAAAAGGATTTGTGAAAGAATCTGTTTTAAATGGCGTTCCAAAAAGTTTGCCGCAGTTACTACGCGCCTATGAAATTCAGAAGAAAGCTGGTAAGGTTGGATTTGATTGGGTTGATGTGCAACCGATGATAGAAAAAGCTTTGGAAGAATGGCAAGAATTCCAACAAGAAGTTACAAACATGGATGAGGAAAAGATGCTAGGTGAATTTGGTGATTTACTATTTGCATTTGTTAATATAGCCCGTCATTACAAAATAGATCCAGAAGAGGCATTACGTTCAACTAATGAGAAATTTACTAATCGTTTTTTATACATGGAGGCAAAAGTAGCTGAAATGAATAAAGAGATGAAAGATTTATCATTAGAACAGTTAGATGTTTTATGGGAAGAAGCGAAACAAACAGAGCGTTAA
- the spoIIE gene encoding stage II sporulation protein E — translation MPKAGRNTMNTSALAMNESQLGGIKWTSKLRMKFEQVFFRWGFIIVVIGFLLGRAYILTNILPFALPFFAAVYVMKRDKMPLAFLALMGGALSVSIDNLFFTFASIFTFFIYNIFFSRFTRKTVGLVPFQVFISALTAHLVVVYFAQQTVTMYDLLVSTIEAGLSFVLTMIFLQSVPLLVERKGKQQALETEEIVCLIILLASVLTGTTDWFVYDASIQHIFTRYLVLVFAFIAGAATGSTVGVVTGLILSLANVSSLSQLSLLAFSGLLGGLLKEGKRLGVSLGLLIGTSLITLYVDKQTNIVTTLIESGVAIAIFLLTPKLVLDRIAKFMPGTQEHSQDQQQYLRRMRDVTANKINQFANVFAALSNSFSVYGYVEEEDKETEADLFLSTITAKTCQTCFKKDQCWVVNFDKTYDYMKQIMSETEEGTLQHNRKLVREWDKHCVRGKKVTDLVAGELDHFYEGQKLRKQMKENRRIVAEQLLGVSKVMEDFAKEIQRERENHQVQEEQIMQAFRDFGVEVEHVDIYCLDRGSIDIEMLIPVASNEHGECEKLVAPMLSDILKENIVVKHEEKSSYPNGHSLISFGSAKTYSLDTGLATAAKGGGFVSGDSYAMMDLSVGKYALAISDGMGNGQRAHMESKETVKLLQKILQSGIDEEIAIKSINSILSLRTTEEMFTTLDLAMVDLRDASARFLKIGSTPSFVKRANNILKIEASNLPMGIIEDVEVDVVGEQLKTGDILIMMSDGIFEGAQHVENHELWMKRKIKELQTEDPQEIADIIMEEVIRSCDGYINDDMTIVVAKVKKNMPKWATIPIVGMQAQ, via the coding sequence ATGCCTAAAGCAGGAAGGAATACTATGAATACAAGTGCATTGGCAATGAATGAGAGTCAGCTTGGAGGAATAAAGTGGACGAGTAAGTTGCGAATGAAATTTGAGCAAGTTTTCTTTAGATGGGGATTTATTATTGTTGTTATTGGTTTTCTTTTGGGACGAGCATATATATTAACAAATATTTTACCTTTTGCACTTCCGTTTTTTGCTGCTGTTTATGTTATGAAGCGGGATAAGATGCCGTTAGCATTTTTAGCTCTAATGGGAGGAGCTCTTTCAGTCTCGATAGATAATTTGTTTTTTACTTTTGCATCTATCTTTACTTTCTTCATTTATAATATCTTCTTTAGTAGATTTACACGTAAAACCGTTGGACTTGTTCCATTTCAAGTATTTATCTCCGCATTAACCGCACACTTAGTTGTTGTATACTTTGCACAACAAACTGTCACCATGTACGATTTACTCGTTAGTACCATTGAGGCTGGGCTTAGTTTCGTATTAACTATGATATTTTTACAAAGTGTCCCGCTTTTAGTGGAAAGGAAAGGAAAACAACAGGCATTAGAGACGGAAGAAATTGTTTGTTTGATTATATTACTAGCATCTGTTTTAACGGGTACAACAGATTGGTTTGTATATGATGCTTCTATTCAACATATTTTTACAAGGTATTTAGTACTAGTATTTGCATTTATTGCGGGTGCTGCTACAGGATCTACAGTGGGGGTCGTAACAGGATTGATATTAAGTTTAGCAAATGTGTCTAGTTTGTCTCAGCTTAGCCTTCTCGCTTTTTCTGGATTGCTTGGTGGGTTGTTAAAAGAAGGGAAGCGTTTAGGTGTTAGTTTAGGGTTATTAATAGGGACAAGCTTAATTACATTATATGTAGACAAGCAGACGAATATTGTAACAACTTTAATTGAGTCAGGTGTAGCGATTGCGATCTTCTTATTAACGCCAAAGCTTGTTTTGGATCGTATTGCTAAATTTATGCCAGGTACACAAGAGCATTCGCAAGATCAACAACAATATTTAAGAAGGATGCGTGATGTTACAGCAAACAAAATCAATCAATTTGCAAATGTATTTGCTGCTTTATCTAATAGCTTTTCTGTATATGGGTATGTAGAGGAAGAAGATAAAGAGACAGAAGCAGATTTGTTTTTGAGTACAATTACTGCGAAAACATGTCAAACATGCTTTAAAAAGGATCAATGCTGGGTAGTGAATTTCGATAAAACGTACGATTATATGAAACAAATAATGAGTGAAACGGAAGAAGGAACCCTGCAACATAATCGTAAATTAGTTCGTGAGTGGGACAAGCATTGTGTGAGAGGGAAAAAAGTGACAGATTTAGTAGCGGGTGAATTAGATCATTTCTATGAGGGACAAAAATTACGAAAACAAATGAAGGAAAATCGTAGAATAGTTGCGGAGCAACTATTAGGTGTATCAAAGGTTATGGAGGATTTTGCTAAGGAGATACAACGAGAGCGTGAAAATCATCAAGTGCAGGAAGAGCAGATTATGCAAGCGTTCCGTGATTTTGGTGTCGAAGTAGAGCATGTTGATATTTATTGTTTAGATAGAGGAAGTATTGATATTGAAATGTTGATTCCAGTTGCATCTAATGAACATGGTGAATGTGAAAAGTTAGTTGCACCGATGCTTTCGGATATCCTTAAAGAAAATATTGTCGTTAAACATGAAGAAAAGTCTTCTTATCCAAATGGCCACAGTTTAATATCATTTGGTTCGGCGAAGACGTACTCTCTTGATACAGGATTGGCTACAGCTGCAAAAGGTGGTGGATTTGTTTCGGGTGACTCTTATGCGATGATGGATTTAAGTGTTGGTAAATATGCACTTGCGATTAGTGATGGTATGGGAAATGGGCAAAGAGCTCATATGGAAAGTAAGGAAACGGTGAAATTATTACAAAAAATACTCCAATCGGGTATTGATGAAGAAATAGCAATTAAGTCTATCAATTCAATTCTTTCTTTGAGAACGACGGAAGAGATGTTTACGACATTAGATTTAGCTATGGTAGATTTGCGAGATGCGAGTGCAAGGTTTTTAAAGATTGGATCAACACCGAGTTTTGTCAAACGCGCGAATAATATTTTGAAAATTGAAGCAAGTAACTTGCCGATGGGAATCATCGAGGATGTTGAAGTTGATGTGGTGGGTGAACAATTAAAAACGGGCGATATCCTTATTATGATGAGCGATGGGATTTTTGAGGGAGCACAGCATGTAGAGAATCATGAATTGTGGATGAAACGGAAAATTAAAGAATTGCAAACCGAAGACCCGCAAGAAATTGCTGATATCATTATGGAAGAAGTGATTCGCTCTTGTGATGGTTATATAAATGATGATATGACTATTGTAGTGGCAAAAGTGAAGAAAAATATGCCGAAGTGGGCTACGATTCCGATTGTAGGAATGCAGGCGCAGTAA
- the spoVT gene encoding stage V sporulation protein T, whose protein sequence is MKATGIVRRIDDLGRVVIPKEIRRTLRIREGDPLEIFVDRDGEVILKKYSPISELGDFAKEYAEALYDSLGHNVLVCDRDSIIAVSGVSKKEYLNKSVGDLIEKTMEERKSVIMTDESDISIIDGVTEKVHSYTVGPIVANGDPIGAVIIFSKEAIISEIEHKAVNTAASFLAKQMEQ, encoded by the coding sequence ATGAAAGCAACTGGAATCGTACGTCGAATTGATGATTTAGGCAGGGTAGTAATCCCGAAGGAAATTCGTAGAACTTTACGTATTCGAGAAGGAGACCCACTAGAAATATTTGTTGATCGCGATGGAGAAGTAATTTTAAAGAAGTATTCTCCAATTAGTGAACTAGGTGATTTTGCAAAAGAATATGCTGAGGCTTTATATGACAGCTTAGGACATAATGTGCTTGTGTGTGATCGAGATTCTATCATCGCAGTATCAGGCGTATCGAAAAAAGAATACTTAAATAAAAGTGTTGGCGATCTAATCGAAAAAACGATGGAAGAACGAAAGTCTGTTATTATGACGGACGAAAGTGATATTTCTATTATCGATGGTGTAACAGAAAAGGTTCATTCTTATACAGTTGGACCGATTGTTGCAAATGGAGACCCAATTGGAGCCGTCATTATTTTTTCAAAAGAAGCCATTATAAGCGAAATCGAGCATAAAGCGGTTAATACTGCTGCCAGTTTCTTAGCGAAACAAATGGAACAGTAA
- a CDS encoding S1 domain-containing RNA-binding protein, which produces MSIEVGSKLQGKVTGITNFGAFVELPEGLTGLVHISEVADNYVKDINDHLKVGDQVEVKVINVEKDGKIGLSIKKAKEREKTEGDRPRGEYQRGGDQQRSGRPQRNNRSFNRDNRGGGNDRAPKETFEQKMARFLKDSEDRLTSLKRNTESKRGGRGARRG; this is translated from the coding sequence ATGTCAATCGAGGTAGGCAGCAAGTTACAGGGTAAAGTAACAGGTATTACAAATTTTGGGGCTTTTGTGGAGCTGCCAGAAGGCTTAACTGGTCTTGTTCATATTAGTGAAGTTGCTGATAACTATGTAAAAGATATTAACGATCACTTAAAAGTGGGCGACCAAGTAGAAGTAAAAGTTATTAATGTTGAAAAAGATGGAAAGATTGGTTTATCTATCAAAAAAGCGAAAGAACGTGAAAAAACAGAAGGAGATCGTCCACGCGGTGAATACCAACGCGGTGGTGATCAACAACGTTCTGGACGTCCACAACGTAATAATCGCTCTTTCAACAGAGATAATCGCGGTGGCGGTAACGACCGAGCTCCAAAAGAAACATTTGAGCAAAAGATGGCACGCTTCTTAAAGGATAGCGAAGATCGCTTAACTTCTTTAAAGCGTAACACAGAGTCTAAACGTGGTGGCCGTGGCGCGCGTCGCGGATAA
- the divIC gene encoding cell division protein DivIC, with the protein MRELRQRTIEKQSPNPVKEHIIQTDENRKRLYRRLAVFLVFTFTIIASISVTFYQQNSSIKAKEAKVKDMKKELDSLTNKEKSLKDEVQKLNDEEYVLKIARRDYFFSGKGEIIFPVSK; encoded by the coding sequence ATGAGGGAACTGAGACAAAGAACAATCGAAAAGCAGAGTCCAAATCCTGTTAAAGAGCATATAATACAAACGGATGAGAACAGGAAGCGACTTTATCGCCGTTTAGCGGTTTTTCTTGTCTTTACTTTTACAATTATTGCGAGCATTAGTGTAACGTTTTATCAACAAAACAGTTCCATTAAAGCAAAAGAAGCAAAAGTTAAGGACATGAAAAAAGAACTGGATTCATTAACGAATAAAGAAAAAAGTCTAAAAGACGAAGTTCAAAAGTTAAATGATGAAGAGTATGTATTAAAGATTGCTAGAAGGGATTATTTCTTCTCTGGTAAAGGGGAGATAATTTTTCCTGTTTCTAAGTAG
- the yabQ gene encoding spore cortex biosynthesis protein YabQ — MSLTIQLYTMLSMIGMGAWIGASLDTYQRFLKRQERKRWLVFIHDILFWIVQALFVFYVLLLVNEAELRIYVFLALLCGFAAYQSLLKALYMKLLNFLIYIFMQTTYFFVRIIQLLMIKPVIIIAQLFIAFILFLFRILLSIGHVLWKMVIWILLFIWKVFFWPVRFIASLIWKLLPNRVKLFIVKHIGFLQYIAKLKGHIFQLWERIKKKLGGPRK, encoded by the coding sequence ATGAGCTTAACAATTCAGTTGTATACAATGCTTTCAATGATTGGAATGGGTGCTTGGATTGGAGCATCTTTAGATACATATCAACGTTTTTTAAAGCGTCAAGAGCGTAAACGTTGGCTTGTATTTATACATGATATATTATTTTGGATTGTCCAAGCATTATTCGTCTTTTATGTATTGCTTCTCGTAAATGAAGCTGAACTACGTATATATGTGTTTTTGGCATTATTATGTGGTTTTGCGGCATATCAAAGCTTACTGAAAGCACTATACATGAAGCTGTTAAATTTTCTCATCTATATTTTTATGCAAACAACATATTTTTTTGTTCGAATTATACAGCTACTCATGATAAAACCTGTTATTATTATAGCGCAGCTATTTATTGCATTTATATTATTCTTATTTCGTATACTGCTTTCAATTGGACATGTGTTATGGAAAATGGTGATTTGGATATTACTTTTCATATGGAAAGTTTTTTTCTGGCCTGTTCGATTTATTGCTTCGCTCATATGGAAACTTCTCCCTAATCGTGTTAAACTTTTTATAGTGAAACATATAGGGTTCCTGCAATATATAGCAAAATTGAAGGGGCATATCTTCCAACTATGGGAGCGTATAAAAAAGAAGTTAGGGGGACCTCGGAAATGA
- a CDS encoding oligosaccharide flippase family protein — protein sequence MEAKKYQAFWRGAIILTIASFVTKVLSAFYRIPYQNIAGDIGFYIYQQIYPFYGFCLILATYGFPVIISKMVAERLERGKQKEAEEIICVSFWFLLGIGFIGFFTLFFGAETIAIAMGDMHLDKLLRVISFSFLLMPFLSVARGYFQGFNNMMPTAVSQVIEQTIRVSIIVFLSLFLIAHGFDLYTVGAGAMLGSIAGGLIGIIVLMLYMRRDFRSIFFKSVARIKGKRRIIKILFWQGLAICVSNLVLIFIQMADSMSLYTLLIGAGEQAESAKVLKGVYDRSIPLMQLGTVVTTSFSLSLIPIITAAKERGDLSFIQEKVKLAMKITFVIGFAAAIGLTCIIQPTNIMLFENSDGSDVLSILSLSILFSSLSITTASILQGLGQTFKPALFVVFGGCLKLALNYIFMPYFGVKGAAFATLCALIIISGLNSLLLMRAVSGSLINKRNMLGIVISGICMGFVLMMFTRVLQMSGLVIDTEHRASATIESLLGVAIGGLTYMFFILKLRVFTKKELGTVMKQEKKEGSLKKSG from the coding sequence ATGGAAGCGAAGAAGTATCAAGCCTTTTGGCGTGGGGCTATTATATTAACGATTGCAAGTTTTGTTACAAAGGTATTAAGCGCCTTTTACCGTATTCCATATCAAAATATAGCGGGGGATATTGGTTTTTATATTTACCAACAAATTTACCCGTTTTATGGATTTTGTTTAATTTTAGCTACTTATGGGTTTCCTGTTATCATTTCAAAAATGGTTGCAGAACGACTAGAGCGGGGAAAACAAAAAGAAGCAGAAGAAATTATTTGTGTATCTTTTTGGTTTTTATTAGGAATTGGTTTTATAGGCTTCTTTACATTGTTTTTTGGGGCCGAAACAATTGCGATAGCTATGGGTGATATGCATTTAGATAAGTTACTACGTGTTATTTCATTTTCATTCTTATTGATGCCATTTTTGTCTGTAGCAAGAGGTTATTTTCAAGGGTTCAATAATATGATGCCAACGGCTGTTTCGCAAGTAATAGAACAAACAATTCGGGTTTCCATTATTGTATTTTTATCGCTATTCCTAATTGCTCACGGATTTGATTTATATACAGTTGGTGCAGGGGCTATGTTAGGCTCAATTGCGGGTGGACTTATTGGGATTATTGTACTTATGTTGTATATGCGTCGAGATTTTCGTTCCATATTTTTTAAAAGTGTAGCGAGAATTAAGGGTAAAAGGAGGATAATTAAAATCCTTTTTTGGCAGGGATTAGCGATTTGTGTTAGTAATTTAGTGCTTATTTTTATACAGATGGCTGATTCAATGTCCTTGTACACCTTACTTATTGGTGCGGGAGAACAGGCTGAAAGTGCAAAAGTATTAAAGGGTGTTTATGATAGAAGTATTCCGCTAATGCAATTAGGTACTGTTGTGACGACTTCTTTCTCGTTATCACTTATTCCAATTATTACAGCGGCGAAGGAAAGAGGAGATCTTTCCTTTATTCAAGAAAAGGTAAAGTTAGCGATGAAAATAACATTTGTTATTGGATTTGCAGCAGCTATTGGGCTAACTTGTATTATTCAACCTACGAATATTATGTTGTTTGAAAATAGTGATGGATCAGATGTTTTATCTATTTTATCTTTATCTATTTTATTTAGTTCATTGTCAATTACGACGGCTTCTATTTTACAAGGGCTGGGACAAACATTTAAGCCAGCATTATTTGTTGTATTTGGAGGTTGCTTAAAGTTAGCGTTAAACTATATATTCATGCCTTATTTTGGTGTGAAAGGGGCAGCTTTTGCGACTTTATGTGCGTTAATTATAATTTCTGGACTAAATAGTTTGTTGCTTATGAGAGCTGTATCAGGGTCACTTATTAATAAGCGAAATATGTTAGGGATAGTAATTAGTGGTATCTGTATGGGGTTTGTATTAATGATGTTCACGCGTGTGTTGCAGATGTCTGGATTAGTAATTGATACGGAACATAGAGCGAGCGCGACGATTGAATCTTTGTTAGGTGTAGCCATCGGCGGATTGACATATATGTTTTTTATTTTAAAATTACGTGTATTTACAAAAAAAGAATTAGGAACCGTTATGAAACAAGAGAAAAAAGAAGGTTCATTGAAGAAGAGTGGATAG
- a CDS encoding RNA-binding S4 domain-containing protein yields MRLDKFLKVSRLIKRRTLAKEVADQGRISINGQVAKASSDVKVADELTIRFGQKIVTVKINELKETTKKEDAANMYSLVREEKVKAEEGLF; encoded by the coding sequence ATGCGTCTAGATAAGTTTTTAAAAGTGTCACGCTTAATAAAAAGAAGAACATTAGCGAAAGAAGTAGCTGATCAAGGAAGAATATCTATTAATGGTCAAGTGGCAAAAGCGAGTTCTGATGTGAAAGTAGCTGATGAATTAACAATTCGTTTTGGTCAAAAAATAGTGACTGTAAAAATAAATGAATTGAAAGAAACAACTAAAAAAGAAGATGCTGCAAATATGTATAGCTTAGTTCGCGAAGAAAAAGTAAAAGCGGAAGAAGGCTTGTTCTAA